The window GAACATCAAACAATGTTGAAGTCTAGTCAAAATGTTTGTTCAATGCACCTTTATGGGATCTCCATGGTCTCGGTCTTGCTTGAATGATCTGACAAGCTTTCCACTTTCCATGTCAAATATGTTTATCTTCTTATCCTGCAATCATGAGATATAACATCAGACTCCTTGTATGTTTAAACAGATGTTGGTGTACGAGTAATTGACTCAATGTGCTCGAGATAAGGTGGTAATATATTAATGTTCACCGAAAGGTACCAATACCGGTCCCACTGTGACAACAAGTCTTGATGTTGGATCTACAGCCACATCAGAGATGGTTCCCTGAGAGAGAGTTCGAGGAAGAGAAGGTGAAAGACGAACACTACTTGCTTTTCTGACAACGTCAAACAGCTGCAACCTGCAACAATATCAAAGATTATCTCATAAATTTCTCTAAAGTAAATATGcggatgtaaaaaaaaaaagagtaaatatgCAAGTTTCGTGGTCTTGCAGCACATAAAACATTACCTATCTGCACCAGAAGTTATAATTTTCCGGCCATTACATGCGAATTTAACAGAAGTTACAGCAGCTGAACTACAAACACTCCCAACGGGATCAAAGTTCCTGACAACAAGAACATATAAGTTCGTATGGCCCTTGTTAGGGAAATCAAAAGACCATAACAAAGCTGTTATTTAACACCTTTTGACATCATAAAGGTGGATTGCTCGGCCCTTTCCACCAGAAGCAAGCAAGAAATCGCTGCTTGAGGCATTTTCAGAATCAGCGTCTTCCATTCCAGGAAAGCTGAAGCTCAATGACTGAATTTCTGCTTCATGAGCATCCTGCAAGATGGTTATCAATAAGAGGCTTAGGAATATGATGTCTTGAAACCAACCACTGAAGACTAATATTGAACAACGGTGACTAAATTACCGTAAAGCATGTATATTCTGATTCTTGTAGATCATATATATGAAGATTCCCTCCACAGTCACCAGCTGCTAAGTACTTTCCATCTTCACTTACTGCCAGTGCTCGGAAACCAAATTTGCTACCACATGTCTCAAGGAGATCACGTTCAAAAATTCCAGCGCTAGCtgcattataataaaaataatgagTGAAAATGACTAATTGAAACAAATCTGAACAGAAATATACTACAAACACTAATTTGTTTCAAATTCCGAGCGTATGTTACAATTACCTAAATGCATAATCCCTTGTGTTGAAGATTCTGAGGGATTGCTGCTTGCATTAGCTTCTAACGGATCCacttggaaagcaagatcccACAACCTGATGGTTCCATCTTCAGAACATGTAGTGAAAGAAACCCCTTCACTGCATCCCCTAGCTACACATGCAGCTGTTGGACTGTGCATATTTCCACAAGAGAGGTTTTTTATATCCCAAATTCCGGCAGAATGTGATACCATCATCGAGCACCTAGTAGGCTGGAATAAGGAAGAAAAGTTTCACCATATGCAGTTGGTGCTCTAANNNNNNNNNNNNNNNNNNNNNNNNNNNNNNNNNNNNNNNNNNNNNNNNNNNNNNNNNNNNNNNNNNNNNNNNNNNGTTGAAGATTCTGAGGGATTGCTGCTTGCATTAGCTTCTAACGGATCCacttggaaagcaagatcccACAACCTGATGGTTCCATCTTCAGAACATGTAGTGAAAGAAACCCCTTCACTGCATCCCCTAGCTACACATGCAGCTGTTGGACTGTGCATATTTCCACAAGAGAGGTTTTTTATATCCCAAATTCCGGCAGAATGTGATACCATCATCGAGCACCTAGTAGGCTGGAATAAGGAAGAAACGTTTCACCATATGCAGTTGGTGCTCTAAACTTCAACAGGAAACTTCAGAAGTAACATTGGCGCCAGTAAGAACTTCAAAATCAACTAAATATCTACAGAAATACGTTTACAAGTACCTTGTTCACATCATTCACATCCCAAACATAGAGACTACGATCCCCATAGATGACAACTGTGAAGCCAAAATACTACCTTTTGTCAGAAGGAAATTAGAAAAGCAACGTACTGCTATTATAAGATTCTTCTACACTCACTGAGCTTATCTGCGGTAGAAAACTGACAAGCAACTGCGTCCGGGAAGATAACATGCGGAGACTCTACATTTTCGAGTTCTTCTGAATGAGACTGATTATCAATGGTGCTGCTTTTAGCATCTgaaaattgtatttttccaGCATAATCTAAAGTTTCAGGCTTAAATAGCTGGACCATTCCCTTGCTGCAAGCGCAGGCTATCAATCGACTGGATGCAGATAGAGCAAAACATTTTTCAACCTGACAGTTCATTGCAAGCCAATAAAATAAGTtgttatgaaaaaaagaaaagctcgAAAGCTTTGGATATGAATGTTCCACAAGCTAACATGAAAACTTATTCATGTCTGTCCACCTAGAGTCAACGCATACAAGTTAACCAAACTTATTGCCTAGGCTCACAAGGAAGATACAGTCAATGCGTCTGGGCTATGGGAAATGATTGTTTTGCATGTCTACATGATGGGGCTAAGCATTGTGTGATCCACTCATGGTATCTagattaacaacaaaaaagaatgaaatGAAGTTGTTGTACCTTCAGGTCCACCGACTCCTTGATTAACATCCCATAACTCATGAGCATTAGAACACCTACAGAACACAATAAATTTACTACTTTTCATTCGAACGAGtataaaaaaactcatattAACAGTTATAAGTGTTTTAGCGTTTACCTGCTTCTGTGAGAGCGTATAGTGAAATAATATCTTCAGTTTGTTCGTCACTGCCACTAGATTTCACTCTGTTGGCTGATATCACTGATACAAATGAGTTTCCGTTTTGGAAAACATCATCAGTTGGCTTTCCATGATAGACCAAAGATCCAACTTTACTTGAACGTGTCCTCTGAAAAGAACCCACTGTCCAGTACTTCAAGTGCTTGTTCCCGGAAGTAACAATGAATTTCTCATTGGATGAGAATGTCACAGACGTTATCTCAGAGCAATTAGAACTGGCTTTGATCTTCACCACTAAGATACTTTTGCGCCAGTcccaaagatatatatatgctcCAACACTCACCAAATATTCCCCTTAAGACCAAAGCAAGGAAAAATGCACAAAACAGAAATGAATAAGAACCTTAAAAAGACGGTTCAAGCAACAAAAAGGAGAAATAAAAACTAACCATTTGGTGAGAAGGAAAGACAGCGAGCTCCATAAAGATGGCCTTTCAACTCCGAGACAAGTCCCAAAGTCTCACAATCCCAAATCATGACTGCAGAGAGATTCGGAGACTGAGGAAAGATCAAATCAAAAAACCAGAAAACCAAATCACGATACATAAAAGACAACATAATCTACATAAATGCATTGATCTTTAAAACTAGATTTATACGCAAATGGAAACAAAATCATTATTACCTCTCCAGCAGCAACGAACCGCCCATTCTGGGAAACAGCCACACAACTCAAAGGCTTAGGCATACGATGAGATACAGCAAGGTGAGATTGAGTGCAGGAATCAACATCGTAGACCACCACAACGCATCCAGCCAAGTAAACACATTTGGAGCTGCAAGTAACAGAGGCCAATCCATTGGCGTTCTTTGTAGTCAAACCGATGATCTCTTGCAGAATCAGCTGGAAGAAAgcagaccaaaacaaaaccccaattaaaaaaaaaaacagaaatcaaataCATTTGCCTCGAGATTTGGGTGAGAGCAAGTGATTGATAAATATGGTACCTTCGTGGATGAACAAGGCTTCTTTAATTTCTGATTCAGCTTCATTCCGATTAGgggaaaaaaccctaaatttctgAGGGATTTGGTATCGGAAACCCTAgcgcgagagaaagagagagagagagtgattttGGGGATTTTTCTGAGTGATGGGATTGTCGTTACTGTGTAGGAGGGAAACAATTTGTAAaccattgattttaaaaatcaaattaatttcttCCGTTATATCACCGTTAATTTCACCTTAAAAACTTGTTTCTCCTTCTAATAAACTCTTTTTGTCGAGATTAAATTGAAATTGGGcccaaaatatacttaaaaagcCCGGTATAATGTGGGCTTTGAAGGCTCGAGAGAATATGGTTTTTAatcatttgtttaattattttcattttgcttCAACTATAAAAATCTTTGTTCGTTGTTTCTTCgtcatctctctccctctctcgcTTTCACATTCACAAACGaaacccagaagaagaaaaaaactcgaGAGATCAtcaaaaaatcgaaaaatttagggattttgattgagaggaaaaaaaatatgaatttcagAAGCTTTGAGGAGTTCTGGCCTTTCTACGTGATGCAGCACTCGAATCCATCAACGAGGCGATGGCACTTCATAGGTATAATCGCGAGCCTCGTGGCTTTGTTGTGTTCGGTTTTGATCAGCTGGTGGTTCGTTGCTCTCGTGCCTCTCTTTGGTTACGGGTTCGCTTGGTACAGCCACTTCTTCGTGGAAGGGAATGTTCCGGCGAGCTTTGGGCATCCGGTTTGGTCTTTTCTCTGCGATCTCAAGATGTTTAGTCTGATGCTCACAGGAAGcatggagagagagatgaagagacTTGGTAAGAGGCCATTGTTGCAGCTCTCTTGAAGATTGAAGATTTGTTtatgtgtataaatatataaattgttctTCAT is drawn from Camelina sativa cultivar DH55 chromosome 1, Cs, whole genome shotgun sequence and contains these coding sequences:
- the LOC104749104 gene encoding uncharacterized protein LOC104749104 — its product is MNFRSFEEFWPFYVMQHSNPSTRRWHFIGIIASLVALLCSVLISWWFVALVPLFGYGFAWYSHFFVEGNVPASFGHPVWSFLCDLKMFSLMLTGSMEREMKRLGKRPLLQLS